The following proteins come from a genomic window of Echinimonas agarilytica:
- the fdxB gene encoding ferredoxin III, nif-specific, with protein sequence MTSNYLGTTRGGEQWEPQFVTSINQDTCIGCGRCYKVCSRDVFDLIEREIDDEDEDFDDYDDDVVMVMALANEADCIGCGSCSKVCPKSCHGHTPAMQL encoded by the coding sequence ATGACATCAAATTATTTAGGGACCACCCGTGGCGGTGAACAATGGGAACCGCAATTTGTTACCTCAATCAATCAAGACACCTGCATTGGTTGTGGCCGTTGCTACAAAGTATGTTCACGTGATGTGTTTGACTTGATAGAGCGGGAAATAGATGATGAAGATGAAGATTTTGATGATTACGACGATGATGTCGTAATGGTCATGGCGCTTGCAAATGAAGCGGATTGTATCGGCTGTGGATCATGCTCAAAAGTCTGCCCCAAGAGCTGTCATGGGCATACACCTGCAATGCAACTTTAG
- a CDS encoding NifB/NifX family molybdenum-iron cluster-binding protein, whose protein sequence is MNSTHQLSLVYSPEQQAVITAAFASSDRQTVDQHFGNATQFLVYSLIKNDWQLLQILRLESPHGGHSENKINQRIALLKDTNRVVCNAVGGSAMRSLMRAGITPLTVPNGVSIQPILVELKSQAALVKPAKSQLNRAERLASMLDEKW, encoded by the coding sequence ATGAATTCAACACATCAACTTTCACTTGTTTACTCGCCGGAACAGCAGGCCGTGATCACTGCCGCTTTTGCCAGTTCAGATAGACAAACGGTGGATCAGCATTTTGGCAACGCAACTCAGTTTTTGGTGTACAGCCTTATTAAAAACGATTGGCAGTTACTGCAAATCCTGAGACTTGAGTCTCCCCATGGTGGACATAGTGAGAACAAGATAAATCAACGCATTGCATTACTAAAAGACACCAATAGAGTCGTTTGCAATGCGGTTGGCGGCTCTGCAATGCGCAGTCTGATGCGTGCAGGTATAACACCACTCACCGTACCTAACGGCGTAAGTATTCAACCTATTTTGGTTGAATTGAAAAGTCAGGCGGCTCTAGTGAAGCCAGCAAAAAGTCAATTGAACCGCGCGGAGCGCCTTGCATCCATGCTCGATGAGAAATGGTAA
- the nifN gene encoding nitrogenase iron-molybdenum cofactor biosynthesis protein NifN, producing the protein MTTIIKTNRALAERPIKTSQATGAALAAMGLADCIPLMHGSQGCGAFSKVYLIQHFREPMPFQNTAVDHISAVMGSDKNVIEALALLCQKHQPALITLMTTGLTELQGCDIRLNIKEFREAFPEFSNIDVIAVNTPDFIGSMQSGFAAVVDSLLKQILPPATSIKQVSNRITVLGTSAMTPADVALIKDYVAAFELEVIFVPDLSLSLDGHLAVESFSPTSTGGASTQAIRTIPSSKACLSVGQSMFGSANWLADQFGIEHIHFEHLIGMDATDELLLQLSRLSGKPVPERLGRQRMRLQDCLLDVHFSLSGCSMAIAAESDLVAGFAAICKEVGISILLAVSPSIAKASELEAVEKWLQGDLSDLDAVMNNIELLIGNTHCAQFYEHLVPVLRAGFPCHDRFGNSDRLFCGYEGARTILFEMANLVMSNHKPEVASFKSPYREYKESQSLEQQ; encoded by the coding sequence ATGACGACCATCATCAAAACCAATCGTGCGTTAGCCGAAAGGCCCATTAAAACCAGTCAGGCTACGGGTGCTGCACTGGCAGCAATGGGGTTAGCTGATTGCATCCCGCTAATGCATGGCTCTCAAGGCTGCGGCGCATTTTCTAAGGTCTATTTGATCCAGCATTTTCGCGAGCCCATGCCGTTTCAAAATACCGCTGTCGATCATATTTCAGCTGTCATGGGGTCAGACAAAAACGTCATCGAGGCCCTCGCTCTTCTTTGCCAAAAGCATCAACCTGCATTGATCACGTTAATGACAACGGGCTTAACCGAGCTTCAAGGCTGTGATATTCGCCTTAATATCAAGGAGTTTCGAGAGGCATTTCCCGAATTCTCCAACATAGATGTTATCGCGGTCAATACGCCGGATTTCATCGGAAGTATGCAAAGCGGGTTTGCCGCTGTTGTCGATTCGTTATTGAAACAGATATTGCCCCCTGCAACTTCGATAAAACAAGTCAGTAATCGGATTACTGTACTGGGTACTTCTGCAATGACGCCCGCTGATGTAGCGCTGATTAAAGACTATGTCGCAGCTTTTGAGCTAGAGGTGATTTTTGTTCCAGATTTATCTTTATCGCTGGATGGGCACCTTGCAGTCGAAAGTTTTTCGCCCACCAGTACCGGTGGTGCGAGCACACAGGCTATCCGCACAATTCCCTCCAGCAAAGCGTGTTTGTCGGTTGGGCAATCAATGTTCGGCAGCGCAAATTGGCTGGCGGATCAATTCGGCATTGAACACATTCATTTTGAACACCTGATAGGTATGGATGCGACCGACGAATTGCTATTGCAACTAAGTCGTTTATCCGGAAAGCCTGTACCGGAGCGACTGGGTCGGCAACGTATGCGCCTGCAAGACTGCCTGCTCGACGTGCACTTTAGTCTGAGCGGCTGTTCGATGGCAATCGCCGCAGAAAGTGATCTTGTTGCTGGTTTCGCTGCGATCTGCAAAGAGGTAGGCATCTCCATACTCCTAGCAGTCTCCCCCTCTATCGCAAAAGCAAGTGAATTAGAAGCAGTGGAAAAATGGCTGCAGGGTGATTTAAGCGATCTCGACGCAGTGATGAATAATATTGAGTTACTGATTGGCAATACCCATTGCGCGCAATTTTACGAACATTTAGTGCCCGTATTGCGGGCCGGTTTTCCCTGCCACGATCGTTTTGGCAATTCTGATCGATTGTTTTGCGGGTATGAAGGAGCAAGAACTATTTTGTTTGAAATGGCAAATTTAGTGATGTCAAACCACAAGCCTGAAGTGGCCAGTTTCAAAAGTCCTTATCGTGAATATAAAGAGTCACAATCGCTTGAACAGCAATGA
- the nifE gene encoding nitrogenase iron-molybdenum cofactor biosynthesis protein NifE, translating into MRNVELAELIDEPACEHNKGEKSGCSRPTPGATAGGCAFDGAQISLFPIADVAHIVHGPIACAGNSWNNRGTHANGRELFRYGFTTDLNEQDVIMGRSEKRLLHAIRTVVEKHAPPAVFVYTTCIPALEGDDVAAICKLAQDKWSIPVIMVDSAGFYGSKNLGNRIAGEVIIDQVVGTAEPSQKPMMLHRPEQPVHDIVLIGEYNIAGEFWYVAPLFAELGYRILCTLSGDSQFHQIQTMHRAQASMVVCSRAQINVARKLQQSWDIPWFEGSFYSMAETSSALRQFASLIGDPVLVEHTEAIIKREEAKVRAALAIYKKSLKGKKAVLYTGGVKAWSIVLALSELGIETVATGTKKSTEADKAKIEQIMGTDAIMLDEGGAGLIKVVEENNADFLIAGGRNQYTALKARLPFVDVNQERVHAYAGYRGMLNFAREIHRTLNSPVWQRVRSNAPWEK; encoded by the coding sequence ATGCGCAATGTTGAATTAGCAGAATTGATAGATGAGCCGGCATGTGAGCACAACAAAGGTGAAAAAAGTGGCTGTAGTCGCCCTACGCCGGGAGCCACAGCGGGCGGTTGCGCCTTTGATGGCGCACAGATTTCGTTGTTTCCCATTGCCGATGTGGCACATATCGTTCACGGCCCAATCGCTTGTGCAGGCAATTCGTGGAACAACCGAGGCACGCACGCGAATGGGCGTGAGCTTTTTCGTTATGGTTTTACTACGGATCTCAATGAGCAGGACGTCATTATGGGGCGGTCAGAAAAGCGCTTGCTGCATGCCATTCGGACGGTTGTAGAAAAGCACGCGCCCCCTGCTGTTTTTGTTTACACAACCTGTATTCCCGCTCTAGAAGGCGATGACGTTGCAGCCATCTGTAAACTGGCCCAGGATAAGTGGTCTATTCCCGTTATCATGGTTGATTCGGCGGGATTCTATGGCAGTAAAAATCTAGGAAACCGCATTGCCGGTGAGGTCATAATTGACCAGGTTGTCGGTACTGCCGAGCCCTCTCAAAAGCCTATGATGCTGCATCGACCAGAACAACCTGTACATGACATTGTGCTCATCGGTGAATACAACATAGCCGGTGAGTTCTGGTATGTCGCTCCACTGTTTGCGGAGTTGGGATATCGTATTTTATGCACCCTATCCGGCGACAGCCAGTTTCATCAAATTCAGACCATGCACCGCGCACAAGCATCCATGGTGGTGTGTTCCCGAGCTCAGATTAATGTCGCTCGTAAACTTCAGCAGTCGTGGGATATCCCTTGGTTTGAAGGCTCATTTTACAGTATGGCGGAAACGTCCAGCGCGCTGCGTCAATTTGCATCTTTGATTGGCGATCCCGTATTGGTAGAGCACACTGAAGCGATTATTAAGCGTGAGGAAGCCAAGGTTAGAGCAGCATTAGCTATCTATAAAAAATCCCTAAAAGGCAAAAAAGCAGTGCTGTATACCGGTGGCGTCAAAGCATGGTCAATCGTATTGGCTCTGAGTGAACTGGGGATTGAAACCGTTGCGACCGGCACGAAAAAATCCACTGAAGCAGACAAGGCCAAAATCGAACAAATAATGGGCACTGACGCCATTATGTTAGACGAAGGTGGTGCCGGATTAATTAAAGTCGTCGAAGAAAACAACGCCGACTTTCTTATCGCGGGAGGACGTAACCAATACACTGCACTGAAGGCAAGATTGCCTTTTGTGGATGTGAATCAAGAACGTGTACATGCTTACGCAGGCTATCGGGGAATGCTTAATTTTGCGCGTGAAATACATCGAACTTTGAACAGTCCGGTATGGCAGCGGGTTCGCTCCAATGCTCCTTGGGAAAAGTAG
- a CDS encoding RnfH family protein: MRVSVAYALPDDQWWLDVEVPQGATAFEAINKSGILDIHRDIKLDQQKIGIFGRPITQDTLLCEGDRVEIYRQTTWTPAPDDEDEDD, from the coding sequence ATGCGCGTAAGTGTGGCTTATGCTTTACCCGACGATCAATGGTGGTTGGATGTGGAAGTTCCACAGGGTGCAACAGCGTTCGAAGCAATAAATAAAAGTGGCATTCTTGATATACATCGAGATATCAAGCTAGACCAACAAAAAATCGGCATCTTTGGTCGTCCGATCACTCAAGACACATTGTTGTGCGAAGGAGACCGGGTAGAAATCTACCGCCAAACAACTTGGACACCCGCTCCAGACGACGAGGATGAAGATGACTAA
- a CDS encoding electron transport complex subunit E, whose amino-acid sequence MSKFKHIWQDGLWSNNVVLAQSLALCPLLAVTSSATNGLGLGLATLFVMLGANLLSALLNPIINRAVRIPVNILMIATLVTITDLLLNAYLHSLHKVLGLFIPLIVTNCAILGRVEAYASKHSVLPATIDALAMGLGFLWVLVVLGGIREVIGAGTLFADADLLLGSTFSFLQITIIPEYRGYLLVILPPGGFLVLGAILAAQRVLQTKWQHPSKALGGETCA is encoded by the coding sequence ATGAGTAAATTTAAGCATATTTGGCAAGATGGCCTTTGGAGCAATAATGTTGTACTCGCACAGAGTCTCGCCCTTTGCCCATTGCTTGCAGTAACATCCAGCGCCACCAATGGTTTAGGGCTAGGATTGGCAACACTATTTGTGATGCTTGGGGCAAACCTGCTCAGTGCCCTGCTTAATCCAATTATCAATAGAGCGGTTCGCATACCCGTGAACATTTTAATGATTGCCACATTGGTCACCATTACCGATTTGTTGTTAAACGCCTATCTTCACAGCCTTCACAAAGTGCTCGGCCTGTTTATTCCATTGATTGTCACCAATTGCGCCATTCTGGGCCGAGTAGAAGCCTATGCCAGCAAACACTCGGTGCTACCCGCAACAATTGATGCCTTAGCAATGGGATTGGGGTTTCTTTGGGTATTGGTTGTACTAGGAGGGATCCGAGAAGTCATTGGTGCCGGAACGCTGTTCGCCGACGCGGATTTGCTATTGGGCAGCACATTCTCTTTTCTGCAAATTACTATTATTCCCGAATATCGCGGTTATTTGCTGGTTATTCTGCCACCTGGTGGCTTTTTAGTCCTCGGCGCTATTCTGGCAGCACAGCGGGTTTTGCAAACAAAATGGCAACACCCCAGTAAAGCGCTTGGAGGTGAAACATGCGCGTAA
- the rsxG gene encoding electron transport complex subunit RsxG: protein MSVTASKKDNITYSSLLLGLAALAAAALLLIVGAATETTIKTNNRMDQLEGFNQVIASDSYANDLITDVTHIQLDSNSYAVHRAMDNNGKPVGWAIVTHAQGYAGPIKLLIGVDTSNTILGVRVLSHSETPGLGDKIELAKAEWILSFDQQSLSTLTKTQWAVKKDGGSFDQFTGATITPRAIVHQVHTVLTLISQGQLVERENE from the coding sequence ATGTCTGTGACTGCATCTAAAAAAGATAATATAACTTACTCGTCGCTGTTGCTGGGGCTTGCAGCACTCGCGGCGGCAGCACTATTGCTGATAGTAGGAGCGGCAACAGAAACCACCATTAAGACCAACAATCGCATGGATCAGTTGGAAGGCTTTAATCAGGTTATTGCTTCAGACAGCTATGCTAATGACCTTATTACAGACGTGACCCACATTCAGCTGGATTCTAATTCTTATGCGGTGCACCGCGCGATGGATAACAATGGAAAGCCGGTTGGCTGGGCTATTGTTACCCATGCACAAGGATACGCTGGCCCCATCAAACTGCTAATCGGTGTTGACACAAGCAATACCATTTTAGGCGTGCGGGTATTAAGTCACAGCGAGACGCCAGGTCTAGGGGATAAAATCGAGCTGGCAAAAGCCGAGTGGATCTTGTCCTTTGACCAACAATCTTTGTCTACCTTGACGAAAACACAATGGGCGGTGAAAAAGGATGGCGGTAGCTTTGATCAATTCACTGGCGCAACAATCACTCCAAGAGCAATAGTTCATCAGGTGCATACCGTGCTAACGCTCATCTCTCAAGGTCAACTAGTGGAACGGGAAAATGAGTAA
- a CDS encoding RnfABCDGE type electron transport complex subunit D, whose protein sequence is MKYHPVASPHTHGGNSTTTIMYLVVAALLPTTFYGIYCYGFSAATTIIVAIAVALICEWVCLLLLNRKRHAVFDGSAILTALLLALSLPPDSPVWLVAIGATFAIVIGKQVYGGLGQNLFNPAMLARVMLLICFPIEMTDWTAIAAPQLVDGNLVFSQAWLGVDAISSATPLASDSDPFTPMQLFNGYHASSIGEGNSLLILLGGLFLIGKGVIRYVLPLAVIAGVVIPAAVFHLIWPESYLSPLQHVFSGALMLTAFFIATDMVTSPTSIKGQWVFGLGVGTITWLIRSFGNYPEGAAFAVLIMNSATPLIDHYLRPRIFGSEKPLLHRGG, encoded by the coding sequence ATGAAATATCACCCGGTTGCCAGTCCGCACACGCATGGGGGAAACTCCACCACAACGATTATGTATCTGGTTGTCGCAGCTTTGCTGCCTACCACTTTTTATGGCATCTATTGCTATGGTTTTTCTGCTGCGACAACAATCATCGTCGCTATCGCCGTCGCACTCATTTGCGAATGGGTGTGTTTGCTGCTGCTAAATCGCAAACGCCATGCAGTCTTTGATGGCTCAGCCATCCTTACCGCGCTGCTTCTTGCGTTAAGTTTGCCTCCTGACTCACCCGTCTGGTTAGTCGCCATAGGAGCGACATTTGCGATAGTTATTGGCAAACAGGTATACGGAGGCTTGGGTCAGAACCTATTTAACCCTGCGATGCTGGCACGGGTGATGCTGCTCATATGTTTTCCAATTGAAATGACTGATTGGACAGCCATTGCAGCACCTCAACTTGTCGATGGAAACCTAGTCTTTAGTCAGGCATGGCTGGGTGTTGATGCTATTTCTTCCGCCACTCCGTTGGCTTCTGATAGCGATCCCTTTACCCCAATGCAACTTTTCAATGGCTATCACGCTTCAAGCATAGGAGAAGGCAATTCACTGTTAATCTTACTTGGAGGCCTATTTCTCATTGGCAAAGGCGTCATTCGCTATGTGCTGCCACTGGCGGTAATCGCCGGTGTTGTTATTCCCGCAGCTGTATTCCACCTTATTTGGCCTGAAAGCTACCTGTCACCATTGCAGCATGTGTTCAGTGGAGCGCTCATGCTCACCGCGTTTTTTATTGCCACTGATATGGTGACGTCACCGACCAGTATCAAAGGGCAGTGGGTGTTTGGTCTTGGTGTGGGAACCATCACCTGGCTGATCCGAAGTTTTGGTAATTATCCAGAAGGAGCGGCATTTGCCGTGTTGATCATGAATTCAGCAACACCACTTATTGATCACTATTTACGCCCAAGGATCTTTGGCAGCGAAAAACCTTTGTTACACAGAGGAGGGTGA
- the rsxC gene encoding electron transport complex subunit RsxC, which yields MITMLKRPFPGGIHPDGHKDLTAHNKIRKDIKPKRLFLSLQQRNGTILRPLVGVGESVGKGQLLAKGISDMCVPLHSPVNGIVEDIKQHVTAHPSGLKCKTLVIKSNDNPLWAVAYPPCNVTKLSPQEMLQRVLDAGIVGLGGAGFPSGIKLRLARQKKIHTLLINGGECEPYITCDDRLMQESAADIVAGVDIMLTITGAKQAIIAIEDNKPSSIEVIKTACDHLDTISVQAVPSLYPMGSERHLVKAVTGRLIPPGQLSVALGILVHNVATAKSVYHAVSYRRPLIDRVITISGGGIEQPGNFVVPIGTPIADLLGAAGGLKVNAERLIAGGPMMGQIIRSTFAPVDKSIGAVLALSDTEVKPQQSHECVRCGRCVTACPMGLMPFQMASHTRISDFEGAQDYGIDHCLLCGACAYVCPSRIPLTQYFHHAKGAINAIRQMANKSTVTRKLAVARSDRLEKEAEAKKAAKAAKTAKRRRPARRAKEKEV from the coding sequence ATGATAACAATGCTTAAACGACCATTCCCAGGCGGTATTCACCCAGATGGTCACAAAGACCTTACCGCCCATAACAAAATCAGAAAAGACATTAAGCCAAAACGTCTTTTTCTCAGCTTGCAGCAGCGCAATGGAACGATATTAAGACCTCTAGTTGGGGTGGGCGAGAGTGTTGGTAAAGGCCAGCTGTTAGCCAAGGGGATCAGTGATATGTGTGTGCCATTGCACTCACCCGTGAATGGCATTGTAGAGGATATTAAACAGCATGTTACTGCACACCCTTCAGGGTTGAAATGTAAAACACTGGTGATTAAATCCAACGACAATCCTCTATGGGCTGTGGCATATCCTCCATGCAATGTGACCAAACTGAGTCCACAGGAAATGCTGCAACGGGTTCTAGATGCGGGTATTGTCGGCTTGGGCGGTGCTGGATTCCCCAGTGGTATAAAGCTGCGACTGGCCCGCCAAAAGAAAATTCATACCTTGTTGATTAACGGCGGCGAGTGCGAACCTTACATAACCTGTGACGACCGTTTAATGCAAGAGAGCGCCGCCGACATCGTTGCCGGTGTCGACATCATGTTAACCATCACAGGGGCAAAGCAGGCAATCATTGCCATTGAAGATAACAAACCCAGCAGTATCGAGGTTATCAAAACAGCATGCGATCACCTTGATACGATCTCTGTTCAAGCCGTGCCTAGCCTTTACCCTATGGGTTCCGAGCGTCACCTAGTAAAAGCCGTAACCGGTCGACTCATTCCGCCGGGTCAACTCAGTGTCGCCTTGGGCATTTTGGTTCACAATGTAGCAACCGCAAAATCGGTCTATCACGCCGTGAGTTATCGGCGACCTTTAATTGATCGGGTCATCACCATCTCTGGTGGCGGAATCGAACAACCAGGCAATTTTGTGGTCCCCATTGGCACGCCTATTGCCGATTTATTGGGGGCCGCAGGCGGCCTTAAAGTGAATGCAGAAAGGTTGATTGCTGGTGGCCCCATGATGGGACAGATCATCAGATCAACTTTTGCCCCAGTCGATAAAAGTATTGGCGCTGTACTCGCTCTGTCTGACACGGAGGTAAAGCCTCAACAGAGCCATGAATGTGTCCGCTGTGGCCGTTGCGTCACAGCCTGCCCTATGGGTCTTATGCCTTTTCAAATGGCATCCCACACGCGCATCAGTGATTTTGAAGGTGCACAGGACTACGGTATCGACCATTGCCTTCTCTGCGGAGCTTGCGCATACGTTTGTCCGTCGCGGATCCCACTCACGCAGTATTTTCATCACGCCAAAGGGGCAATTAATGCAATTCGGCAAATGGCGAACAAGTCAACCGTGACCAGAAAGCTCGCCGTTGCTCGATCAGATCGCCTTGAAAAAGAAGCCGAAGCGAAAAAAGCAGCCAAGGCAGCAAAAACAGCCAAGCGCCGGCGTCCTGCCCGCCGAGCAAAAGAAAAGGAGGTGTAG
- a CDS encoding RnfABCDGE type electron transport complex subunit B, protein MWNILISLLVFLVLGSSLGALLGWAAKVFAVQGDPRVDEITDLLPGGQCGQCGEAGCKQAAEAMVAGRLTAECCPPGGRALAHSIAKILGVSLGESKDTGPLVAYIDESQCSGCTRCFKACPFDAIIGTNKQMHTVIASVCTGCGLCEKACPQDCLSMIPVSSSATSWQWPNPRVA, encoded by the coding sequence ATGTGGAACATTCTAATTTCGCTCCTGGTTTTTTTAGTCTTAGGCTCCAGTCTTGGTGCTTTACTTGGTTGGGCAGCAAAAGTCTTTGCCGTCCAAGGCGATCCACGTGTGGATGAAATAACAGACCTACTTCCTGGAGGCCAGTGTGGCCAGTGTGGCGAAGCCGGTTGCAAACAAGCTGCAGAGGCGATGGTCGCAGGGCGGCTGACTGCAGAGTGTTGTCCTCCGGGGGGGCGTGCGCTGGCACACTCCATCGCGAAAATCCTTGGTGTTAGCCTCGGTGAAAGTAAGGATACAGGTCCATTAGTGGCTTACATTGATGAATCACAGTGCAGTGGTTGCACCCGCTGCTTTAAGGCGTGCCCATTCGACGCCATTATCGGCACCAATAAGCAAATGCATACCGTAATTGCATCGGTATGCACCGGTTGTGGTTTATGTGAAAAGGCCTGCCCACAAGACTGCCTGAGCATGATACCAGTAAGCAGCTCGGCAACCAGTTGGCAATGGCCAAACCCTCGAGTGGCGTAG
- the rsxA gene encoding electron transport complex subunit RsxA — protein MSEHLLIIIGTAVVNNVVLAKFLGLCPFMGVSGKVDSAVGMGLATTFVLVIACIAAWLIERAILIPFNLQTLRILSFILVIAAVVQFTELFIQKMSPSLYQTLGIFLPLITTNCAVLGVALLVVQEQMSFSQSIFYAFGSALGFSLVIVLFAGMRQRLKLANVPSAWQGSPIAFVTAGLLSMAFMGFAGLVK, from the coding sequence ATGAGTGAACATTTATTGATCATCATTGGTACTGCGGTCGTCAACAATGTGGTACTTGCCAAGTTTCTCGGCTTATGCCCGTTTATGGGCGTGTCAGGTAAAGTCGACAGCGCGGTAGGCATGGGGCTGGCCACGACTTTTGTGTTGGTCATAGCGTGTATTGCTGCTTGGCTGATTGAACGTGCAATCTTGATTCCTTTCAATCTGCAAACGTTGCGGATCTTGTCGTTTATTTTAGTCATAGCTGCAGTGGTTCAGTTCACTGAGTTATTTATTCAGAAAATGTCTCCGTCTTTGTATCAAACACTGGGCATTTTTTTACCTTTGATTACCACCAATTGTGCTGTGTTAGGGGTGGCCTTATTGGTGGTACAGGAACAAATGAGTTTCTCTCAGTCCATTTTTTATGCTTTTGGTTCAGCATTGGGGTTCAGTTTAGTCATAGTGCTATTTGCCGGAATGCGACAGCGCCTGAAATTAGCAAATGTACCTTCGGCTTGGCAAGGCAGCCCTATCGCTTTTGTTACCGCAGGCCTGTTGAGCATGGCTTTTATGGGCTTTGCTGGGCTGGTCAAGTAA
- the nifL gene encoding nitrogen fixation negative regulator NifL, giving the protein MENSQISNSLIEAGQQSIVAGKFSIAHFSQIVEQAPVGISITDSTAQILYVNKHFCEITGYSQSEIENKNHSVLSFKTTPVEVYRELWETIQAGNAWSGNLVNRRKNGERYLAEVSIAPLIDTDATHTYYMGIQRDVSERFARQTELSNRGKLLQGVFNTVHTGIALLDDKQRVVMDNLAYKTLASDIGEEPAPLLLNQIKLQLGIAETESIDKGYFRERTQIVVELKTAEYQRWFSCRLSNLEMNDSEVDDFFAPKTRDYTVLTVADVTQSHRQTEKRRLAELQYSTAESERLHAMQETVHAVIHQMQAPVNMIESAVNMLNGHNQTCSGIEAMSIALDAGKNALQQLRDARPERPHEAKTSVNLNQIVHELSMMTSERMLQRSISFRLALTGTLPAINGKPARLRVAIKQLIDNAIEAIDFSKSTLREIIISTSLLDGEIQVSIDDTGPGISSDLRLKVFQPLYSTKPDHSEGSRGIGLCIVQQVVSEHGGIVEFSSNQRGGCRVQVNLPLREKGAV; this is encoded by the coding sequence ATGGAAAACAGTCAAATTTCAAACTCATTAATTGAAGCCGGTCAACAGTCAATTGTTGCGGGAAAGTTCTCTATAGCCCATTTTTCACAGATTGTTGAACAAGCACCGGTAGGTATTTCAATCACAGACTCAACCGCCCAGATTCTCTATGTCAATAAACATTTTTGCGAGATAACTGGCTATTCACAGAGTGAGATTGAAAATAAAAACCACTCTGTGCTGTCATTTAAAACCACGCCAGTAGAGGTATATCGGGAGCTGTGGGAGACCATTCAGGCAGGTAATGCCTGGAGTGGAAACTTGGTCAATCGTCGTAAAAACGGAGAACGTTACCTTGCGGAGGTTAGCATCGCACCACTGATTGACACAGATGCTACTCACACCTATTACATGGGCATTCAACGTGATGTTAGCGAGCGCTTTGCCCGTCAAACTGAGCTATCCAACCGCGGAAAGCTGTTGCAAGGCGTGTTTAACACTGTGCACACAGGTATCGCCCTGTTAGATGATAAACAGCGTGTAGTGATGGACAACCTAGCATACAAAACGCTTGCCAGTGATATCGGTGAAGAGCCTGCGCCGCTTCTATTGAATCAAATCAAACTTCAACTAGGTATTGCGGAAACGGAAAGTATCGACAAAGGCTATTTTCGAGAACGTACTCAGATTGTGGTTGAATTGAAGACCGCAGAGTATCAGCGGTGGTTTTCCTGCCGACTTAGCAACTTAGAAATGAATGATTCAGAAGTCGATGACTTTTTTGCTCCCAAGACCAGAGATTACACCGTGCTGACTGTTGCAGATGTCACTCAGTCTCACCGGCAAACAGAGAAAAGGCGACTGGCAGAATTGCAATATTCAACGGCTGAATCTGAGCGTCTGCACGCAATGCAGGAAACGGTGCACGCAGTTATTCATCAGATGCAAGCGCCGGTGAATATGATCGAGTCTGCTGTGAACATGCTGAATGGGCATAATCAAACCTGCAGCGGAATTGAAGCCATGTCCATAGCATTGGATGCCGGAAAAAACGCATTACAACAGCTTCGAGATGCTCGCCCAGAGCGCCCACATGAAGCTAAGACATCGGTTAATTTGAATCAGATAGTCCATGAATTGTCGATGATGACTTCTGAACGCATGCTGCAGCGTTCAATCTCCTTTCGTCTCGCATTGACCGGTACCTTACCCGCAATTAACGGTAAACCTGCTCGTTTGCGTGTGGCCATTAAGCAACTGATCGATAACGCGATTGAGGCGATTGATTTCTCCAAATCAACGCTGCGGGAAATCATTATCAGTACATCTTTGCTGGATGGTGAAATTCAAGTCAGCATTGATGATACTGGGCCGGGGATCAGTTCTGATCTGAGGTTAAAGGTGTTTCAACCACTTTACTCCACTAAACCCGACCATAGTGAAGGTTCTCGAGGTATCGGTTTGTGCATCGTACAGCAAGTCGTGAGCGAGCACGGCGGCATCGTTGAGTTCTCAAGCAATCAAAGGGGGGGATGCCGAGTGCAGGTTAACCTACCGTTGAGAGAGAAGGGGGCCGTATGA